A window of Hippoglossus stenolepis isolate QCI-W04-F060 chromosome 16, HSTE1.2, whole genome shotgun sequence contains these coding sequences:
- the LOC118122829 gene encoding LOW QUALITY PROTEIN: immunoglobulin lambda-1 light chain (The sequence of the model RefSeq protein was modified relative to this genomic sequence to represent the inferred CDS: inserted 1 base in 1 codon) → MLGTLCTLITALTCVSGVTVVTQKPPVVTVRKGETVTMDCNLGTVTGYAAXWYKQIPGGVPQYVLRFYHGHSSPTYGSGFSSPKFTSTHQSTSDYRLTINNVEEGDSAVYHCQTWDSSASENVFGQGTKLIVTGSSLSPPVLTVFPPSSAELRSNKATLLCLSSQSVPFAEVTWLVGGSPVSSGISTSTAVHQPDQTFQISSYLAIQTSDWNMDKLYTCKVSLGSQTSEENINKSVCTTEE, encoded by the exons atgcTGGGGACCCTCTGCACTCTCATCACCGCTCTAACAT GTGTGAGTGGTGTGACGGTGGTGACACAGAAGCCTCCTGTTGTGACCGTGAGGAAAGGAGAGACAGTCACCATGGACTGTAACCTGGGGACTGTTACTGGCTATGCTG GCTGGTATAAACAGATTCCAGGAGGAGTTCCTCAGTATGTACTGAGGTTTTATCATGGTCATAGCTCTCCAACCTATGGTTCTGGTTTCTCTTCTCCCAAATTCACATCCACTCATCAGTCGACATCAGATTATCGTTTGACCATAAACAACGTGGAGGAGGGAGACTCTGCTGTTTATCACTGTCAAACATGGGACAGCTCTGCTAGTGAAAAC GTATTCGGACAAGGGACCAAGCTGATTGTGACAG GCTccagcctctctcctcctgtcctgaCTGTCTTCCCTCCGTCCAGTGCTGAGCTCCGCTCCAACAAAGccactctgctctgtctgtccaGTCAGTCTGTGCCTTTTGCAGAAGTGACCTGGTTGGTCGGTGGGAGTCCAGTGAGCAGTGGGATCTCTACCAGCACCGCCGTCCACCAACCGGACCAGACTTTCCAAATCAGCAGCTATCTGGCCATCCAGACGTCAGACTGGAACATGGACAAGCTTTACACATGTAAAGTGTCTCTGGGCTCCCAGACgtcagaggaaaacatcaacaAGTCCGTCTGCACCACTGAAGAAtaa